The following are from one region of the Lineus longissimus chromosome 19, tnLinLong1.2, whole genome shotgun sequence genome:
- the LOC135503281 gene encoding X-ray repair cross-complementing protein 5-like isoform X1 has protein sequence MAEAVAVVLDVSPSMDSAPAGETTSLQTSLNAITMILQRKMFAESKDEVALVLFGTDNTANDLADGDNYARIIVAKPLAAPSWDLLEYVQNDIQASHHTGDFIDALVVAVDHLRKATKGKRGIAGKRLILFSNLGGEFGDDKIDTIVGALKAEEVELNIIGPSLGDDDDDDGPPNAANANGHTKEKTPQQRAGETMVQHILSEVEGECYSFGEALPALSYFQAKAVKQTAWKCTLDIGADLRIPICMYTRVTEAKTKSMKKVYARDQDAAIQNERTFHLNDEAETEIEKDDTVQGHRYGKDLVPFSPEDIEGMKFQAEKCFKVLGMTKSENVKRHHYMGTSVYCCVGDKGDDAAAVALSALIQALYETNSVVIVRRVYANKGSPKLGFLSPHIKAKYECLMYSELPFMEDVRQFTFGSLPLSDDAPPAVQKYKPSAEQLELIDNLITDMDLTNVVEDDDGEKNEALKPKLTFNPFRQRLFQCLQHRALNPDEPLPELNPLIADYLKPATEVTTKCEGTVKKMKEKFKLEVVQVKKEVQTGQNVFKENDDDGPAAKKPKVEVAGGMADITKVMVTEVGTVTPVEDFRSIISAKDEDRFEEACKMMQTVIIKTIMASFGSQFFGKALDCLKALRQECVKNSEPNTFNHYLVILKETLKEKNKKDFWQEIVKDHLTLIDKSESEDSGVTKEEGAKFLEGEVKEEEPEEKEDEEDADDLLAMM, from the exons ATGGCG GAAGCAGTTGCAGTTGTTTTGGATGTGAGTCCCTCGATGGACTCGGCCCCGGCTGGGGAGACGACGTCGCTGCAAACTTCTCTCAACGCCATCACGATGATTCTTCAGAGGAAG ATGTTTGCCGAGTCAAAAGATGAGGTGGCCCTAGTTCTATTCGGCACGGACAACACTGCCAACGATCTGGCAGACGGAGACAATTACGCAAGAATCATCGTAGCCAAGCCACTTGCGGCACCAAGCTGGGACCTACTGGAGTATGTTCAGAATGACATCCAAGCCAGTCATCACACTGGAGATT TTATTGATGCGCTCGTTGTGGCTGTGGACCATTTGAGGAAAGCGACAAA AGGCAAACGTGGTATTGCAGGAAAACGATTGATTCTCTTCTCGAACCTCGGTGGCGAGTTTGGTGATGACAAAATTGACACGATAGTAGGTGCTCTCAAGGCTGAAGAAGTGGAGCTTAACATCAT CGGTCCGTCCCtgggcgatgacgatgacgacgacgggcCACCAAATGCAGCCAATGCCAATGGCCACACCAAGGAAAAGACACCACAGCAGAGAGCCGGCGAAACGATGGTCCAACATATCTTGTCAGAGGTGGAGGGAGAATGCTACTCCTTTGG AGAAGCGCTACCAGCGTTGAGTTATTTCCAAGCCAAGGCTGTCAAGCAGACTGCCTGGAAGTGTACTCTGGACATCGGGGCCGACCTAAGAATTCCAATTTGTATGTATACCAGG GTGACAGAAGCCAAGACCAAATCTATGAAAAAAGTCTACGCACGCGACCAGGATGCGGCCATTCAAAACGAACGCACGTTCCATCTGAATGATGAGGCCGAGACCGAGATTGAGAAAGACGATACTGTCCAAGGTCATCGATACGGGAAAGATCTGGTGCCGTTTTCGCCCGAGGATATCGAGGGGATGAAATTTCAGGCGGAAAAATGTTTCAAGGTGCTAGGAATGACAAAATCTGAAAAC GTAAAGCGACACCACTACATGGGAACCAGTGTGTACTGTTGCGTGGGCGACAAGGGTGATGACGCAGCAGCTGTAGCACTCTCCGCGCTCATCCAAGCTTTATACGAAACCAACAGCGTTGTCATCGTACGACGGGTGTACGCCAACAAAGGCTCGCCGAAATTAGGCTTCCTGTCTCCTCACATCAAGGCCAAGTATGAG TGCCTCATGTATTCCGAGCTGCCGTTTATGGAGGACGTCCGGCAGTTCACGTTTGGTTCGTTACCCCTGAGCGACGATGCGCCACCTGCTGTCCAAAAATACAAACCTTCCGCGGAACAGCTAGAACTTATCGACAATCTCATTACGGATATGGATTTGACAAATGTCGTCGA GGACGACGATGGTGAGAAAAACGAGGCGTTAAAACCTAAGTTGACGTTTAACCCATTCAGACAAAGACTTTTCCAG TGTCTTCAACACCGAGCACTCAACCCCGACGAGCCGTTACCAGAACTTAACCCACTCATAGCCGACTACCTCAAACCTGCCACGGAGGTGACGACAAAGTGCGAAGGCACCGTcaaaaagatgaaagaaaaattcaaaCTTGAAGTCGTCCAAGTGAAGAAGGAGGTACAGACAGGACAGAACGTTTTTAAAGAAAA TGATGATGATGGCCCAGCTGCCAAGAAGCCCAAGGTCGAGGTCGCCGGCGGTATGGCCGACATTACTAAggtcatggtcacagaggttgGCACGGTAACGCCTGTGGAAGACTTCAGGAGTATAATCTCAGCCAAGGATGAAGATCGTTTTGAAGAAG CGTGTAAGATGATGCAGACCGTCATCATCAAGACGATTATGGCTTCCTTTGGATCTCAGTTCTTTGGCAAGGCGCTTGACTGTCTGAAAGCACTCAGACAAGAATGTGTCAAG AATTCCGAGCCAAATACATTTAACCATTATTTAGTGATATTGAAGGAGACTTTGAAAGAGAAGAACAAGAAGGACTTCTGGCAAGAGATTGTAAAAG ATCATCTGACCTTGATTGACAAAAGCGAGAGTGAAGACAGCGGCGTGACCAAGGAAGAGGGAGCAAAGTTCCTGGAGGGAGAGGTGAAAGAGGAGGAGCCTGAAGAAAAGGAGGATGAGGAAGATGCTGATGATCTG ttggCGATGATGTAG
- the LOC135503281 gene encoding X-ray repair cross-complementing protein 5-like isoform X2 codes for MDSAPAGETTSLQTSLNAITMILQRKMFAESKDEVALVLFGTDNTANDLADGDNYARIIVAKPLAAPSWDLLEYVQNDIQASHHTGDFIDALVVAVDHLRKATKGKRGIAGKRLILFSNLGGEFGDDKIDTIVGALKAEEVELNIIGPSLGDDDDDDGPPNAANANGHTKEKTPQQRAGETMVQHILSEVEGECYSFGEALPALSYFQAKAVKQTAWKCTLDIGADLRIPICMYTRVTEAKTKSMKKVYARDQDAAIQNERTFHLNDEAETEIEKDDTVQGHRYGKDLVPFSPEDIEGMKFQAEKCFKVLGMTKSENVKRHHYMGTSVYCCVGDKGDDAAAVALSALIQALYETNSVVIVRRVYANKGSPKLGFLSPHIKAKYECLMYSELPFMEDVRQFTFGSLPLSDDAPPAVQKYKPSAEQLELIDNLITDMDLTNVVEDDDGEKNEALKPKLTFNPFRQRLFQCLQHRALNPDEPLPELNPLIADYLKPATEVTTKCEGTVKKMKEKFKLEVVQVKKEVQTGQNVFKENDDDGPAAKKPKVEVAGGMADITKVMVTEVGTVTPVEDFRSIISAKDEDRFEEACKMMQTVIIKTIMASFGSQFFGKALDCLKALRQECVKNSEPNTFNHYLVILKETLKEKNKKDFWQEIVKDHLTLIDKSESEDSGVTKEEGAKFLEGEVKEEEPEEKEDEEDADDLLAMM; via the exons ATGGACTCGGCCCCGGCTGGGGAGACGACGTCGCTGCAAACTTCTCTCAACGCCATCACGATGATTCTTCAGAGGAAG ATGTTTGCCGAGTCAAAAGATGAGGTGGCCCTAGTTCTATTCGGCACGGACAACACTGCCAACGATCTGGCAGACGGAGACAATTACGCAAGAATCATCGTAGCCAAGCCACTTGCGGCACCAAGCTGGGACCTACTGGAGTATGTTCAGAATGACATCCAAGCCAGTCATCACACTGGAGATT TTATTGATGCGCTCGTTGTGGCTGTGGACCATTTGAGGAAAGCGACAAA AGGCAAACGTGGTATTGCAGGAAAACGATTGATTCTCTTCTCGAACCTCGGTGGCGAGTTTGGTGATGACAAAATTGACACGATAGTAGGTGCTCTCAAGGCTGAAGAAGTGGAGCTTAACATCAT CGGTCCGTCCCtgggcgatgacgatgacgacgacgggcCACCAAATGCAGCCAATGCCAATGGCCACACCAAGGAAAAGACACCACAGCAGAGAGCCGGCGAAACGATGGTCCAACATATCTTGTCAGAGGTGGAGGGAGAATGCTACTCCTTTGG AGAAGCGCTACCAGCGTTGAGTTATTTCCAAGCCAAGGCTGTCAAGCAGACTGCCTGGAAGTGTACTCTGGACATCGGGGCCGACCTAAGAATTCCAATTTGTATGTATACCAGG GTGACAGAAGCCAAGACCAAATCTATGAAAAAAGTCTACGCACGCGACCAGGATGCGGCCATTCAAAACGAACGCACGTTCCATCTGAATGATGAGGCCGAGACCGAGATTGAGAAAGACGATACTGTCCAAGGTCATCGATACGGGAAAGATCTGGTGCCGTTTTCGCCCGAGGATATCGAGGGGATGAAATTTCAGGCGGAAAAATGTTTCAAGGTGCTAGGAATGACAAAATCTGAAAAC GTAAAGCGACACCACTACATGGGAACCAGTGTGTACTGTTGCGTGGGCGACAAGGGTGATGACGCAGCAGCTGTAGCACTCTCCGCGCTCATCCAAGCTTTATACGAAACCAACAGCGTTGTCATCGTACGACGGGTGTACGCCAACAAAGGCTCGCCGAAATTAGGCTTCCTGTCTCCTCACATCAAGGCCAAGTATGAG TGCCTCATGTATTCCGAGCTGCCGTTTATGGAGGACGTCCGGCAGTTCACGTTTGGTTCGTTACCCCTGAGCGACGATGCGCCACCTGCTGTCCAAAAATACAAACCTTCCGCGGAACAGCTAGAACTTATCGACAATCTCATTACGGATATGGATTTGACAAATGTCGTCGA GGACGACGATGGTGAGAAAAACGAGGCGTTAAAACCTAAGTTGACGTTTAACCCATTCAGACAAAGACTTTTCCAG TGTCTTCAACACCGAGCACTCAACCCCGACGAGCCGTTACCAGAACTTAACCCACTCATAGCCGACTACCTCAAACCTGCCACGGAGGTGACGACAAAGTGCGAAGGCACCGTcaaaaagatgaaagaaaaattcaaaCTTGAAGTCGTCCAAGTGAAGAAGGAGGTACAGACAGGACAGAACGTTTTTAAAGAAAA TGATGATGATGGCCCAGCTGCCAAGAAGCCCAAGGTCGAGGTCGCCGGCGGTATGGCCGACATTACTAAggtcatggtcacagaggttgGCACGGTAACGCCTGTGGAAGACTTCAGGAGTATAATCTCAGCCAAGGATGAAGATCGTTTTGAAGAAG CGTGTAAGATGATGCAGACCGTCATCATCAAGACGATTATGGCTTCCTTTGGATCTCAGTTCTTTGGCAAGGCGCTTGACTGTCTGAAAGCACTCAGACAAGAATGTGTCAAG AATTCCGAGCCAAATACATTTAACCATTATTTAGTGATATTGAAGGAGACTTTGAAAGAGAAGAACAAGAAGGACTTCTGGCAAGAGATTGTAAAAG ATCATCTGACCTTGATTGACAAAAGCGAGAGTGAAGACAGCGGCGTGACCAAGGAAGAGGGAGCAAAGTTCCTGGAGGGAGAGGTGAAAGAGGAGGAGCCTGAAGAAAAGGAGGATGAGGAAGATGCTGATGATCTG ttggCGATGATGTAG